The following are from one region of the Eubacterium sp. MSJ-33 genome:
- a CDS encoding GNAT family N-acetyltransferase has product MVREVYENELNKVLELYLHLHEETIPEMTEHLKMTWQAIMQDKNHHIIVKELNGKIVSSCVCVIIPNLTRNIRPYAFIENMVTHSDYRGKGYATECLNYAKQIAENTNCYKMMLLTGSKKKETLNFYGNAGYNSTDKTAFIQWLE; this is encoded by the coding sequence ATGGTTAGAGAAGTTTATGAAAACGAGTTGAATAAGGTGCTAGAATTATATTTGCATTTGCACGAGGAAACAATTCCAGAAATGACAGAACATTTAAAAATGACTTGGCAGGCGATTATGCAAGATAAAAACCATCATATAATTGTCAAAGAACTAAATGGGAAAATAGTTTCTTCTTGTGTTTGCGTGATAATTCCCAATTTGACAAGGAACATAAGACCATATGCGTTTATTGAAAATATGGTTACACATTCAGATTATCGCGGAAAAGGATATGCAACGGAGTGCTTAAATTATGCAAAACAAATAGCAGAGAACACAAATTGTTATAAAATGATGCTACTTACAGGTTCAAAGAAAAAAGAAACATTGAACTTTTATGGTAATGCAGGGTATAACAGTACAGATAAAACAGCGTTTATTCAATGGCTTGAATAA
- a CDS encoding GNAT family N-acetyltransferase: MKIIEITENKKQYLDLLLLADEQENMIDRYLNKGRMYVLDDNGIKCECVVTNEGNGVLELKNIATAPEYQGKGYAKALIDFIVEKYGEQYDILQVGTGDSPLTIPFYEKCGFVRSHIIPNFFTDNYDHPIYEDGVQLVDMVYLQRQL, translated from the coding sequence ATGAAAATTATAGAGATCACAGAAAATAAAAAACAATATCTTGATTTGCTCTTATTGGCAGATGAGCAGGAAAATATGATAGACCGCTATCTTAATAAAGGCAGAATGTATGTGCTAGATGATAATGGGATTAAATGTGAGTGCGTCGTTACCAATGAAGGAAATGGAGTGCTTGAATTAAAGAACATTGCAACTGCTCCAGAATATCAAGGGAAAGGATATGCAAAAGCCCTGATTGATTTTATTGTTGAGAAATACGGAGAGCAATATGACATTCTGCAGGTAGGAACAGGTGATAGCCCACTTACAATACCATTTTATGAAAAATGTGGTTTTGTTCGTTCGCATATCATCCCCAATTTTTTTACAGATAACTATGACCATCCAATATACGAAGATGGAGTACAATTGGTGGATATGGTATATTTGCAAAGACAGTTATAA
- a CDS encoding nicotinate-nucleotide--dimethylbenzimidazole phosphoribosyltransferase, which translates to MNETQQKIYIQAKEKWDAIAKPIDSLGVFEDMVARLCAIAGTVNPGDYKRRALLTLCADHGVVAEGVTQTDAGVTKVVAENIAHGCSGVNYMAQTAGVDVYAVDIGMLGEPYPDAAFGMEHMINRKVQAGTGNLARESAMSMEICDRAIETGKELVRECKEKGYEILAVGEMGIGNTTPTSALLAALLDLPAEAVTGRGAGLNDAGLARKVQVITQALARVQETSDVKQPDGQEQIDMKLECGKTDVQGTPDAKQLLAELGGLEIAGMVGVFLGARQYQIPVVLDGAITCVAALAAMRIEPEVVDYLLASHVSEEASGRLALDALGLPAVIHGKLCLGEGSGAMMLFPLLDMALSIYKNMGTFDDLSIEAYSRDGKPEE; encoded by the coding sequence ATGAATGAAACACAGCAGAAAATCTATATACAGGCAAAAGAAAAATGGGATGCGATTGCCAAGCCGATTGACAGTCTCGGCGTGTTCGAGGATATGGTTGCCAGACTTTGCGCGATTGCAGGAACGGTGAATCCCGGTGATTATAAGCGCCGGGCATTACTGACGCTATGTGCCGATCACGGCGTTGTGGCAGAGGGCGTGACGCAGACCGATGCCGGCGTGACAAAGGTCGTGGCGGAGAATATCGCACACGGCTGTTCCGGTGTCAATTATATGGCGCAGACCGCAGGCGTGGATGTGTATGCGGTTGATATCGGTATGCTGGGCGAACCATATCCGGATGCGGCATTTGGCATGGAACATATGATAAACCGGAAGGTGCAGGCAGGAACCGGAAATCTCGCGAGAGAATCTGCCATGTCGATGGAAATCTGTGACCGTGCGATTGAAACAGGAAAAGAGCTTGTACGGGAATGTAAAGAAAAAGGCTATGAGATATTAGCGGTTGGTGAGATGGGAATCGGAAATACAACCCCGACCTCAGCTTTGCTTGCAGCACTGCTTGATCTGCCGGCGGAGGCGGTGACCGGACGAGGCGCCGGACTGAATGATGCCGGACTTGCAAGAAAGGTGCAGGTAATTACGCAGGCACTTGCACGTGTGCAGGAAACTTCCGATGTGAAGCAGCCTGATGGGCAGGAACAGATTGACATGAAACTGGAATGCGGCAAGACGGATGTACAGGGAACTCCTGATGCAAAGCAGCTACTTGCTGAGCTTGGCGGGCTGGAGATCGCCGGAATGGTCGGTGTATTTTTAGGTGCCAGACAGTATCAGATTCCGGTTGTGCTGGATGGTGCGATCACTTGTGTTGCAGCCCTCGCTGCGATGCGGATAGAGCCGGAGGTCGTGGATTATCTTCTGGCATCGCATGTATCGGAGGAAGCGAGTGGAAGGCTGGCACTGGACGCACTCGGACTTCCGGCTGTCATCCACGGCAAACTGTGTCTGGGCGAAGGCAGCGGTGCGATGATGTTATTTCCACTTTTGGATATGGCATTATCCATCTATAAAAACATGGGAACCTTTGATGATCTGTCGATCGAAGCATACAGCCGGGATGGAAAGCCGGAAGAATAG
- a CDS encoding histidine phosphatase family protein: MNASDYEKFIWDDKEKQARILLIRHGMTQGNKEHRYVGTTDEGLLPESVEQLHSMQEFWCKQAFMKDKTGVLYDRVKPGPVGNPAANPCEACAKNVADNLTVYVSPYLRAKQTADILFPGAKQVEIAEFAECRFGDFEYKNYAELNGNPDYQRFIDSGGTTAFPGGESRAEFTERVMQGFEKLLADVDEKQQLTQDSGNLNESKTRKMLTETESVRSYTIVVVAHGGTIMALMDQLSEPHKDYFDWQVKPGEGVGGILSVNEDRNVVITNITRQ, encoded by the coding sequence ATGAATGCGTCAGATTATGAAAAATTTATATGGGATGATAAAGAAAAACAGGCGCGTATCCTGCTGATCCGGCATGGAATGACGCAGGGAAATAAGGAGCATCGCTATGTTGGAACGACGGATGAGGGATTGCTTCCGGAAAGTGTGGAACAGCTTCACAGTATGCAGGAATTCTGGTGTAAGCAGGCATTTATGAAGGATAAAACAGGTGTCCTATACGATAGAGTAAAACCTGGACCTGTGGGCAATCCTGCGGCGAATCCGTGTGAGGCGTGCGCAAAAAATGTCGCAGACAATCTAACTGTATATGTAAGCCCCTATCTCCGTGCGAAGCAGACCGCAGACATTTTATTTCCGGGTGCGAAGCAGGTGGAAATCGCGGAATTTGCGGAGTGCAGATTTGGCGATTTTGAATATAAGAATTATGCGGAATTAAATGGGAATCCCGACTATCAGCGGTTTATCGACAGTGGCGGTACGACGGCATTTCCGGGTGGCGAGTCACGGGCAGAATTCACGGAACGTGTGATGCAGGGATTCGAGAAACTGCTTGCGGATGTGGATGAAAAGCAGCAGTTGACGCAGGACAGCGGGAATTTGAATGAATCAAAAACACGGAAGATGTTGACTGAAACAGAATCGGTACGGTCGTATACGATAGTTGTAGTTGCACATGGCGGCACGATCATGGCACTGATGGACCAGTTATCAGAACCACACAAGGATTATTTTGACTGGCAGGTAAAACCGGGCGAGGGTGTCGGGGGGATTTTAAGCGTGAATGAGGATAGGAACGTTGTAATTACAAACATTACACGGCAGTAA
- a CDS encoding adenosylcobinamide-GDP ribazoletransferase gives MMKAIAIAFSTYSKIPMPHFKWNPKALQYSMCAFPLVGAVIGAGEFGIWYLFGCVLQWSEVFTAALLTVFPILITGGIHMDGFLDTVDAKSSYKSKEEKLQILKDPHTGAFAIIRGCLYFLIYFGCMAEVVHALNREIQSEMQSGVLAHAMRLMGVFAVGFVLERALSGLSVLTFQKAKKEGMLADTARLVNNRSKVIMFVWLIACIAAGCVIQPVAALVVTGIAILMFFYYRFMSYRIFGGITGDLAGYFLQMCELWMLIGTVVLVHVI, from the coding sequence ATGATGAAAGCAATCGCAATTGCATTTTCAACTTATTCCAAGATACCAATGCCGCATTTCAAATGGAACCCGAAAGCCTTGCAGTACAGCATGTGCGCGTTCCCGTTGGTTGGGGCTGTGATTGGTGCGGGTGAATTTGGAATCTGGTATCTCTTCGGCTGTGTATTGCAGTGGTCGGAAGTCTTTACAGCGGCACTTCTTACGGTATTCCCGATCCTGATCACAGGCGGCATTCATATGGATGGATTCTTAGATACCGTGGATGCGAAATCTTCTTATAAGTCCAAGGAGGAGAAACTGCAGATTCTGAAAGATCCGCATACCGGGGCGTTTGCAATTATCCGCGGCTGTCTGTATTTTCTGATTTATTTTGGATGCATGGCAGAGGTTGTGCATGCACTGAATAGAGAGATACAATCCGAGATGCAGTCTGGCGTATTGGCACACGCAATGCGGTTGATGGGCGTGTTCGCGGTAGGATTTGTGCTGGAACGTGCATTGTCCGGACTTTCGGTACTTACATTTCAGAAAGCAAAAAAAGAAGGCATGCTGGCAGATACCGCACGCCTTGTAAATAATCGCTCGAAGGTGATCATGTTCGTTTGGCTCATTGCCTGCATTGCCGCAGGCTGTGTGATACAGCCGGTCGCAGCACTTGTGGTTACAGGCATCGCCATACTGATGTTTTTCTATTATCGTTTCATGTCGTATCGCATCTTTGGCGGGATCACCGGCGATCTGGCTGGATATTTCCTGCAGATGTGCGAGCTATGGATGTTAATTGGAACCGTCGTTTTGGTGCATGTTATTTAA
- a CDS encoding bifunctional adenosylcobinamide kinase/adenosylcobinamide-phosphate guanylyltransferase, with protein sequence MILIIGGAYQGKFEYAKANFKEGHQIINNFHKYVRKTMQQGGDPELEAKQLMNKAVLAGNADKLVLVSDEVGSGIVPIDAFEREFREKNGRVNCYLAGQAEQVIRVTAGIGTRIK encoded by the coding sequence ATGATTTTAATTATAGGCGGTGCATATCAGGGAAAGTTCGAGTATGCCAAGGCAAATTTCAAAGAAGGACATCAGATCATCAACAATTTTCATAAATATGTGCGGAAGACGATGCAGCAGGGCGGCGATCCGGAATTAGAGGCAAAGCAGCTTATGAACAAAGCGGTTCTTGCCGGAAATGCAGACAAGCTCGTCTTGGTCAGCGATGAGGTCGGAAGCGGCATTGTGCCGATCGATGCATTTGAACGGGAGTTCCGCGAGAAGAACGGGCGCGTGAATTGCTATCTGGCAGGCCAGGCGGAGCAGGTCATCCGCGTGACGGCAGGCATTGGAACGCGGATAAAATAA
- a CDS encoding bacteriohemerythrin translates to MYEMKPEYYIGIDMIDEEHKQLFKYADEAYELLHDEFTPDKYDRIDIILENLRNYTVKHFSDEEQYMESINYKKIFTQKVQHQEFIHKLDEFMEHHNDEVEDQDEQIMEILKYLTEWLVNHILYVDGQIPKG, encoded by the coding sequence ATGTATGAAATGAAACCAGAATATTATATCGGCATAGATATGATAGACGAAGAACACAAGCAGTTATTTAAATATGCAGATGAGGCATATGAACTGCTTCATGATGAGTTTACACCGGATAAATATGATAGGATTGATATAATATTAGAAAATCTCCGAAATTATACAGTAAAACACTTTAGTGATGAAGAGCAGTATATGGAATCTATTAATTATAAGAAGATATTTACACAGAAAGTTCAACATCAGGAATTTATACATAAGCTTGATGAATTTATGGAACACCACAATGATGAGGTAGAAGATCAAGATGAACAGATTATGGAAATTTTAAAATATCTCACAGAGTGGTTAGTTAATCACATTCTGTATGTCGATGGTCAAATTCCAAAAGGCTGA
- the cbiB gene encoding adenosylcobinamide-phosphate synthase CbiB, whose protein sequence is MIQERIFIIIIACLLDLVFGDPHWLWHPVQGMGWLIDHVEMWMRKRFRIQEDRDADIRKKQVAGTFTVVIVITVSLLVAAGILYGCNRIHHTLYLVVAIWMSYQMLAACSLRRESLKVCKALEAGDVEQARTAVSMIVGRDTASLTEEGIAKAAVETVAENTSDGVIAPLFYMFLFGPVGAWVYKAINTMDSMLGYKNDKYRYFGTCAARVDDVVNFIPARLSAWLMVGAAGIFGMDMAGAARIHLRDRRNHASPNSAQTESACAGALGLQLAGNAYYFGKLYEKPTIGDAKRPIEPKDIRRANRLMYGTAVLMVIVGVGVLIGCGCFT, encoded by the coding sequence ATGATACAGGAACGTATATTTATCATTATAATTGCATGTCTGCTTGATCTGGTATTCGGCGATCCACACTGGCTGTGGCACCCGGTACAGGGGATGGGCTGGCTGATCGACCATGTGGAGATGTGGATGCGCAAGCGGTTTCGGATACAGGAAGATCGCGACGCGGATATCCGTAAAAAACAGGTGGCAGGAACATTTACAGTTGTGATCGTGATAACGGTGTCACTGCTTGTGGCGGCAGGAATCCTATATGGGTGCAACCGGATTCATCATACGTTGTATCTGGTCGTGGCAATCTGGATGTCGTACCAGATGCTGGCAGCCTGCTCGCTTCGGCGGGAGAGCCTGAAGGTGTGCAAGGCACTCGAAGCCGGGGATGTGGAACAGGCGAGAACGGCGGTATCCATGATCGTCGGCAGAGATACAGCATCGCTCACCGAGGAAGGCATCGCGAAGGCAGCGGTGGAAACGGTCGCTGAAAATACGTCGGACGGCGTGATTGCCCCGCTTTTTTATATGTTTTTGTTCGGTCCGGTCGGTGCGTGGGTGTACAAAGCAATTAATACGATGGACTCCATGCTTGGATATAAGAACGACAAATACCGGTATTTTGGAACGTGCGCGGCGCGTGTGGACGATGTCGTGAATTTCATTCCGGCACGACTTTCCGCGTGGCTGATGGTTGGTGCGGCAGGCATTTTTGGTATGGATATGGCAGGTGCGGCACGGATTCATTTGCGGGATCGACGAAACCATGCAAGTCCGAACTCCGCACAGACGGAATCGGCGTGTGCGGGCGCACTTGGATTGCAACTTGCCGGAAATGCATATTATTTTGGAAAGCTATATGAGAAGCCAACGATTGGCGATGCGAAAAGACCTATCGAGCCGAAGGATATCCGCCGGGCAAACCGGTTGATGTACGGAACCGCAGTGTTGATGGTGATCGTGGGTGTCGGCGTACTGATCGGATGTGGATGTTTTACATAG
- a CDS encoding bifunctional adenosylcobinamide kinase/adenosylcobinamide-phosphate guanylyltransferase, translated as MLHIVYGGSASGKSSYAESFALSLQGDGRLLYIATMYPYKWNTTEIDPETMQRIERHRAMRADKGFDTVECYRHVEHIVAKRQDVLLLECMSNLLANEMYLEPENDDGRLAEPHAEVQPMSEVEKVGTDCNAGPDMAETMSPVSKKIVQALVDLSARVQDVVIVTNDVFSDGGSLTYDESTREYVKNLAEINCALAREAATVTEIVCGIPVKIKGDKQP; from the coding sequence ATGTTACATATTGTATATGGCGGAAGTGCCAGTGGGAAATCATCGTATGCGGAAAGTTTTGCCTTGTCCTTGCAGGGCGATGGGCGGCTGCTCTACATTGCAACGATGTATCCGTATAAATGGAATACGACAGAGATTGACCCGGAGACGATGCAGCGGATAGAGCGCCACCGCGCGATGCGTGCCGACAAAGGGTTTGATACGGTCGAATGTTACCGGCATGTGGAACATATTGTGGCAAAAAGGCAGGACGTGTTGCTGCTTGAGTGTATGTCGAATCTGCTTGCAAATGAGATGTATCTGGAGCCGGAGAATGATGATGGCAGACTAGCGGAACCGCATGCAGAAGTGCAACCAATGTCGGAAGTGGAGAAAGTAGGAACCGATTGTAATGCAGGTCCCGATATGGCAGAAACGATGTCACCGGTGAGCAAGAAAATCGTACAGGCGCTCGTTGATTTGTCCGCACGCGTGCAGGATGTGGTGATCGTCACCAATGATGTGTTCTCCGATGGCGGAAGTCTGACTTACGATGAAAGCACGCGGGAGTATGTGAAGAATCTGGCAGAAATCAACTGTGCACTCGCACGGGAGGCAGCAACCGTGACGGAGATTGTCTGTGGAATTCCGGTTAAGATAAAAGGAGACAAGCAACCATGA
- a CDS encoding precorrin-8X methylmutase produces the protein MLEEIKLQQVLPQEIEKRSFEIITEELGNVELDPLQAPIIKRAIHTSADFDYLENLTFSEHAVLKFHDAIKNGACIVTDTQMAKSGINKKELAKYGGEVHCFMSDDDVAEIAKKQGSTRAVASMEKACTLDKPLIFAIGNAPTALVRLYELIDEGKLHPCGIIGVPVGFVNVVEAKELIMRAPVPYIVARGRKGGSNIAAAICNALLYELRDMEK, from the coding sequence ATGTTAGAAGAAATCAAGCTGCAGCAGGTGCTGCCACAGGAAATTGAGAAACGAAGCTTTGAGATTATCACAGAGGAGCTGGGGAATGTTGAATTAGATCCGCTTCAGGCACCGATCATCAAGCGGGCAATCCATACGTCGGCGGATTTTGATTATCTGGAGAATCTGACATTTTCCGAGCATGCGGTTTTGAAATTCCATGATGCAATAAAAAATGGTGCCTGCATCGTCACGGATACGCAGATGGCAAAATCCGGCATCAATAAAAAAGAGCTTGCGAAATACGGGGGTGAAGTTCATTGTTTCATGAGCGATGATGATGTGGCAGAAATCGCAAAGAAACAAGGTTCTACACGGGCGGTAGCAAGCATGGAGAAGGCGTGCACGTTAGATAAGCCGCTTATCTTCGCCATCGGAAATGCACCGACCGCGCTGGTGCGTCTGTATGAGCTGATCGACGAGGGAAAGCTGCATCCATGCGGCATTATCGGTGTGCCGGTCGGTTTTGTAAACGTGGTGGAAGCGAAGGAGCTTATCATGCGGGCACCTGTGCCGTACATTGTGGCGCGCGGCAGGAAGGGTGGCAGCAATATCGCTGCAGCAATCTGCAATGCACTGTTGTATGAGCTGCGGGATATGGAGAAGTAA
- the rbr gene encoding rubrerythrin — protein sequence MAANKYAGTQTEKNLQEAFAGESQARNKYTYFASVAKKEGYEQMSALFLKTADNEKEHAKMWFKELAGIGDTKENLAAAAEGENYEWTDMYEGFAKTAEEEGFPELAAKFRAVGEIEKHHEERYRALLKNIETAKVFEKSEVKVWECRNCGHIVVGTKAPEVCPVCNHPQSYFEVHEENY from the coding sequence ATGGCAGCAAACAAATATGCAGGAACACAGACAGAGAAGAATTTACAGGAGGCATTTGCGGGAGAGTCTCAGGCAAGAAATAAGTATACCTATTTTGCATCTGTAGCGAAAAAGGAAGGCTATGAGCAGATGTCTGCATTATTTTTAAAGACCGCAGATAATGAGAAAGAACATGCAAAGATGTGGTTCAAGGAATTAGCAGGAATTGGTGATACAAAGGAAAATCTGGCAGCAGCTGCGGAAGGCGAGAATTATGAGTGGACAGATATGTATGAAGGTTTTGCGAAAACAGCCGAAGAAGAAGGGTTCCCTGAACTTGCAGCCAAATTCAGAGCAGTAGGAGAAATTGAAAAGCATCACGAGGAGAGATATCGTGCACTTCTTAAGAATATTGAAACTGCTAAAGTTTTTGAAAAGAGTGAAGTCAAAGTATGGGAATGCCGTAACTGCGGACATATCGTGGTAGGAACAAAGGCTCCTGAGGTATGTCCGGTATGTAATCATCCGCAAAGCTATTTTGAAGTACATGAAGAGAATTATTAA
- a CDS encoding cobyrinate a,c-diamide synthase, giving the protein MENKSRIQVNTPRVMFAAMRSGSGKTTVTCGVLAALKKENIRIQAYKCGPDYIDPMFHRTVLGIDTGNLDTFFADADAIGRILARDTKDAELIVMEGVMGYYDGVGGTTTIASSYELSKVTKTPVILIVDAKGASVTLAATIRGIMEYKKDSRIAGVILNRVSPMFYSRIKHVIETECGIPVLGYLPEHASFAIPSRHLGLLQPDEMRIQRDWVETVAEAARKTIDIDGVLEIAAQAEMLQIQAPVDIRRKFGDMQQEADDVRQNFGDMQQEADDVRQEPVDILHELADVRQEPENMSYERAEEPENCKFPAGYRIGVARDAAFSFYYRENLRMLEDMGAELVYFSPLADAHVPKVDALIFGGGYPELYAKQLYENPSMRASVRQALEAGMPCHAECGGFLYLGKSLADAEGNVYEMVGFLDGAGFRTERLQRFGYVELAPRDAGVFAVNTVLRGHEFHYWDSTDCGDACLAWKPLSKEKTYPCMVKKKGTFAGFPHLYYAGAEAFFYHLFSGSSGI; this is encoded by the coding sequence ATGGAGAATAAGAGCAGGATACAGGTAAATACCCCGCGTGTGATGTTTGCTGCGATGCGGAGTGGCAGCGGGAAAACGACTGTAACATGCGGCGTGCTGGCGGCACTAAAAAAAGAAAATATAAGAATACAGGCATATAAATGTGGACCGGATTATATCGATCCGATGTTTCATCGAACGGTGCTTGGAATCGACACAGGCAATCTGGACACCTTCTTTGCGGATGCCGATGCGATTGGGCGCATCCTGGCGCGAGACACGAAGGATGCAGAATTGATCGTGATGGAAGGAGTCATGGGATATTACGACGGTGTCGGTGGCACAACAACGATAGCAAGCTCATATGAATTAAGCAAGGTTACGAAGACACCGGTTATTCTGATCGTGGATGCGAAGGGCGCGAGTGTCACGCTTGCAGCGACGATTCGCGGAATTATGGAATATAAGAAGGACAGTCGAATTGCAGGAGTGATCTTAAATCGCGTATCGCCGATGTTTTACAGCCGGATCAAGCATGTGATCGAGACGGAATGCGGTATTCCGGTGCTTGGATATCTGCCGGAACATGCGTCATTTGCGATACCATCCAGACATCTTGGACTGTTGCAGCCGGACGAAATGCGGATACAGAGAGACTGGGTGGAAACGGTTGCGGAAGCTGCCCGGAAGACGATCGATATCGATGGGGTTCTGGAGATCGCGGCACAGGCAGAGATGTTGCAGATACAAGCCCCCGTCGACATAAGACGGAAATTCGGGGATATGCAGCAAGAAGCTGATGATGTGAGACAGAATTTCGGGGATATGCAGCAAGAAGCTGATGATGTGAGACAAGAACCTGTCGATATACTGCATGAACTGGCTGACGTGCGACAAGAACCGGAGAACATGTCCTATGAGCGTGCAGAAGAGCCGGAGAATTGTAAGTTCCCCGCCGGCTATCGTATCGGTGTAGCAAGAGACGCGGCATTTTCTTTCTATTACCGCGAGAATCTGCGCATGTTAGAAGATATGGGAGCGGAGCTTGTGTATTTTTCCCCGCTTGCAGATGCACATGTGCCTAAGGTGGATGCGCTGATCTTTGGCGGCGGGTATCCGGAGCTTTATGCGAAGCAGCTGTATGAGAATCCGTCGATGCGTGCATCTGTCCGGCAGGCATTGGAAGCAGGGATGCCGTGCCATGCGGAATGCGGAGGCTTCTTATATCTTGGGAAGTCACTTGCCGATGCAGAGGGAAATGTATATGAGATGGTCGGTTTCTTAGATGGTGCGGGATTTCGGACAGAGCGGTTACAGCGGTTTGGATATGTGGAGCTGGCACCGCGGGACGCAGGTGTATTTGCGGTGAATACGGTTTTGCGCGGACATGAGTTTCACTACTGGGACAGCACGGATTGTGGCGATGCCTGTCTGGCGTGGAAGCCGCTTTCCAAGGAGAAGACATATCCATGTATGGTGAAGAAGAAAGGCACATTCGCGGGATTTCCACATCTGTATTACGCGGGTGCGGAGGCGTTTTTCTATCATTTATTTTCTGGGAGCAGTGGCATTTGA
- a CDS encoding PPC domain-containing DNA-binding protein: MNALGAINDFTIGVYKTDEKKYYSNSFKGYYEIVSLTGTINTMDGEYYAHLHMSVGNEKGEAFGGHLNRAVVSATCEMVITVIDGKVDRVYDEETGLNVFKFD; encoded by the coding sequence ATCAATGCTCTTGGAGCTATCAATGATTTCACAATCGGAGTATATAAGACAGATGAGAAGAAATATTACTCAAACAGTTTTAAAGGATATTATGAAATTGTATCACTGACAGGTACGATCAATACAATGGATGGAGAATATTATGCGCATCTTCATATGAGTGTCGGAAATGAGAAAGGTGAAGCGTTTGGAGGGCATCTGAACAGAGCTGTCGTGAGTGCAACCTGTGAGATGGTAATTACGGTCATTGATGGAAAAGTTGACAGAGTTTATGATGAAGAAACAGGGCTTAATGTATTTAAGTTTGATTAG
- a CDS encoding nitroreductase family protein, producing MNVIEAIHYRHSYRGKYKDIPVPKEDLIKIMQAGLDAPSGCNKQTTSLIAVDNPDVLKQLHSVIEPPVGETAPAAICVLTQRVNAYRDKCFAVQDYSAAIQNMLLAIVELGYQSCWYEGHITDDDKICDKMAQILNVPEDYELVCFLPIGIAESNPIYPQKKAFEERAWFNSYNQSN from the coding sequence ATGAATGTTATAGAGGCTATTCATTACAGACATAGTTACAGGGGGAAATATAAGGATATTCCCGTACCAAAGGAAGATTTAATAAAAATCATGCAAGCTGGTCTTGATGCTCCGTCCGGATGCAACAAACAGACTACATCATTGATTGCTGTTGATAATCCTGACGTACTGAAGCAACTCCATAGTGTGATAGAACCACCTGTTGGAGAAACTGCTCCCGCTGCTATCTGCGTTTTGACACAGAGAGTCAATGCTTATCGGGATAAATGTTTCGCCGTGCAGGATTATTCCGCTGCGATTCAGAATATGCTGCTTGCAATTGTGGAGCTTGGTTATCAAAGCTGTTGGTATGAAGGACATATTACCGATGATGACAAGATCTGTGATAAAATGGCACAGATACTAAATGTGCCTGAAGACTATGAGTTGGTCTGTTTTTTGCCTATTGGTATAGCAGAAAGCAATCCGATATATCCCCAAAAGAAAGCATTTGAAGAAAGAGCGTGGTTTAATTCATACAATCAGAGCAACTGA